The genomic interval tgttgttgttgctttactTTAcaattgttttgattgattcattttttcCCAACTAGACCTTTGCCAAAGGAGCTTTATTAATAATGATATATACTGGTAATAATGAGTTCTTCCTGTTTTCCATGTGCAGAAGCTAAACAGCAACAAGGCTCTGGTGACTCCCATCACAGCTCATCCGTCAGTGGCCTCAAACAGTCCCAGCTCTTCCTCCCTGTGCAGGGCTCAGCAGCAGAGGTCAGAGAGGGAAGAAGCTTCAGTGCCGGCATGGTTTTAAATGCACCTTCAGGACCCTCTAAGGTGGTCACTAAAAAGTCCCCTAAACTGTGGCACAGGAGAAACGCTCACGTCACACCACTTAATGGACCGGCACCTTTGTACGGAGAATGGCCTTTGGTGGGCTTCGATCCTCTTGAGGAGTTCAGCAAACTTCATGACTATTACGGGCAGGAGgtgaagagagcgagagaggagtgGCTGAGGAGTCGACAagcgaaggaggaggagcacgGTGAAGAAGATCTCATCGACCTGGGGTGAAAAAATAACCACACAGTTTAGAGACATTTCAAGAGGAAGTTAcaatgtgtgttaaaaaaaaaaggaactgaaCCTAAAGTGTAAATTattctgttaccatgacaacataTTTAGAGCCAGAAATCTCTGCTAATATGCTAAATGTTTTAGATTATatgtttaaatcatgtttttgttagATTTGTTTTTAGAAAGTTGTGATTTCCTGAAACATGGTGGTCTTAAAGTGTCCACGGAACAAGATGGGATGGGGATCACTAACCTTTTGGACCAGAAACAGTGTTCTGATAGGCTTTTTATTCACAGCATTCTGATGAATATCACAATAATGTTAACAATGTCTCTATTCTATTTACTTGATTACTTGTCACAGTAAGCTGCGATGGTGTCGAGAGAACTAGCACGCACCAAATCCAGAAACTCAAGCAGCTAAATGGAATGAAGCCATCATTAATTTGCACACAAGCTTTTCCTACGTTGGCACGGCATCATGTCCTTCATGATGCCTTGTCCCTGTTTTTGCcctttttctcatttcattGTAAACACATACTATTTCCTGAGCAGTGTATTCACATGTGCGGCAATATGCTAAATCATCAGTGGTACGAAAAGGCCCTTTGAAGCAGTATTAAGCTTAAaattcatgtgtttttcatcGTTACGTTGAAACCTGTGCACTTgctttaaagatatatttaaaaaaatttgagCAGTTATGTATTCACATGTTAGGCATTTATAAATCACACCCTATAGTGTATGAAGGCTGTCTGATGTATTATATATTATTGACTGCATGGAAAATAAAGTACAGCCATTGACTTAAATATATCATCATTCATTTGTTGTTGCAGCCAAAGGTGAAGATAAACTGATGCATGAAAACATGTGGTTTAATAGGTAACATTAAAAGAAATGGGGTTTTTTAAAGGTAGGATTTTGTTGAGTAGAATCCTTGAAGATGTCGTTGAATATATACTAAATGTTGTGGGACttgaagagaaatgtgtgcaaaGTAAAGCCAAACTTGCCGTTTATGTTACTGTGAAAAACTTGATTTATTCAGAGATTGTAACTGGGGGATGTtaacagcagagggcgctgctgGCACAGTTTATGGATTCTGGGCT from Labrus mixtus chromosome 20, fLabMix1.1, whole genome shotgun sequence carries:
- the pheta2 gene encoding sesquipedalian-1, with protein sequence MKLHEKILTHYLSCTSPVDKEGYLYKKKERTATYHRRWFVLKANLLFYQERPADRHLLGVIVLEGCSVRPSESEGQFAFSLVFEGLKTYRFSAGDRQILESWVKALLSASHCYLSLLLRDLRVQYEEAKQQQGSGDSHHSSSVSGLKQSQLFLPVQGSAAEVREGRSFSAGMVLNAPSGPSKVVTKKSPKLWHRRNAHVTPLNGPAPLYGEWPLVGFDPLEEFSKLHDYYGQEVKRAREEWLRSRQAKEEEHGEEDLIDLG